A single region of the Shinella sp. PSBB067 genome encodes:
- a CDS encoding dihydrodipicolinate synthase family protein, translated as MNLDHVNGIIPPIVTPFTKEGEIDEAAFRNIVKFNLSKNVHGVCVGGSSGEGHTLTIEEFTRLMEICVEEVNGRIPVLAGIIANSTRDAIRRAKAISHLSIQGLQVTPVHYVFKPDDEATFAHFKALTEATDVPVIIYNVVPWNYLSPALLVRLMKELPGVQGVKQSAGDLKLMADLMLNVPEGCKVYSAIDALLYPSFAIGCHGTIAANPAAVPGVCIALWNAVQRGDHKLAREIHEALLRFWNTIYADNLPANIKTAIRLQGTEAGLPRMPMPATSAAQLANIERELKNVLRYEDVSQSAAA; from the coding sequence ATGAACCTCGACCACGTCAACGGCATCATCCCGCCGATCGTCACGCCCTTCACCAAGGAAGGCGAGATCGACGAGGCGGCCTTCCGCAACATCGTCAAGTTCAACCTTTCCAAGAACGTCCACGGCGTCTGCGTCGGCGGCAGCTCGGGCGAAGGCCACACGCTGACCATCGAGGAATTCACCCGCCTCATGGAAATCTGCGTTGAGGAGGTCAACGGCAGGATCCCGGTTCTCGCCGGCATCATCGCCAACTCGACCCGCGACGCCATCCGCCGCGCCAAGGCGATCTCGCACCTGTCGATCCAGGGCCTGCAGGTCACCCCGGTCCACTACGTCTTCAAGCCGGATGACGAAGCCACCTTCGCCCACTTCAAGGCGCTGACCGAAGCGACCGACGTGCCTGTTATCATCTACAACGTCGTGCCGTGGAACTATCTCAGCCCGGCGCTGCTCGTTCGCCTGATGAAGGAGCTGCCGGGCGTGCAGGGCGTCAAGCAGAGCGCCGGCGACCTCAAGCTGATGGCCGACCTCATGCTGAACGTTCCGGAAGGCTGCAAGGTCTATTCGGCGATCGACGCGCTGCTTTATCCGTCCTTCGCCATCGGCTGCCACGGCACCATCGCGGCCAATCCGGCGGCCGTTCCGGGCGTGTGCATCGCGCTGTGGAACGCCGTGCAGCGCGGCGACCACAAGCTCGCCAGGGAAATCCACGAAGCCCTGCTGCGCTTCTGGAACACCATCTATGCCGACAACCTGCCGGCCAACATCAAGACCGCGATCCGCCTGCAGGGCACCGAAGCCGGCCTGCCGCGCATGCCGATGCCGGCGACGAGCGCTGCCCAGCTCGCCAATATCGAGCGCGAGCTGAAGAACGTCCTGCGCTACGAGGACGTCTCGCAGTCGGCAGCCGCCTGA
- a CDS encoding dihydrodipicolinate synthase family protein codes for MKNELMGIIPALVTPFDANGDINEEKFRAHTRFILGKKVHGVCLGGSTGEGYTFSPQELRRLTAATLEEVNGKVPVVAGIIANSTREVLERADALKDLGVAALQVTPTYYVFNYGEDAMFEYFKRIWEETGIPLVIYNVIPWNLLSADLVIRMMEEIPGVIGIKQSQGNISRAAELVIRAPKGKSILAAIDDLLYPCFMFGAQGTLAASPTAAPGPCVALWDAVKAGNHELAQQIHDKLVIFWHLMGHENLPALVKYCLELQGGDVGLPRHPMPAASQAQKEKIKPALEALLRFDPALSRAA; via the coding sequence ATGAAAAACGAACTGATGGGGATCATCCCCGCCCTGGTGACGCCGTTCGACGCCAATGGCGATATCAACGAAGAGAAATTTCGCGCCCATACCCGTTTCATTCTGGGCAAGAAGGTCCATGGCGTCTGCCTCGGCGGCAGCACGGGCGAAGGCTATACGTTCAGCCCGCAGGAACTGCGCCGTCTCACGGCGGCCACGCTGGAGGAGGTTAACGGCAAGGTGCCGGTCGTCGCCGGCATCATCGCCAATTCCACCCGGGAAGTCCTGGAGCGGGCCGATGCCCTGAAGGACCTCGGCGTCGCCGCCCTGCAGGTGACGCCGACCTACTACGTCTTCAACTACGGCGAAGACGCCATGTTCGAATATTTCAAGCGGATCTGGGAGGAGACCGGCATTCCGCTCGTCATCTACAATGTCATCCCCTGGAACCTTTTGAGCGCCGATCTCGTCATCCGCATGATGGAGGAAATCCCGGGCGTGATCGGCATCAAGCAGAGCCAGGGCAACATTTCGCGGGCGGCCGAGCTGGTCATCCGCGCGCCCAAGGGCAAGTCGATCCTGGCGGCGATCGACGACCTGCTGTACCCCTGCTTCATGTTCGGCGCCCAGGGCACGCTGGCCGCCTCGCCGACGGCGGCGCCCGGCCCGTGCGTTGCGCTGTGGGATGCGGTGAAGGCCGGCAACCATGAGCTTGCGCAGCAGATCCACGACAAGCTGGTGATCTTCTGGCACCTGATGGGCCACGAGAACCTGCCCGCCCTCGTCAAGTACTGCCTCGAGCTCCAGGGCGGCGATGTCGGCCTGCCGCGCCACCCGATGCCCGCCGCCTCGCAGGCGCAGAAGGAGAAGATCAAGCCGGCCCTCGAAGCGCTGCTTCGCTTCGATCCCGCGCTTTCCAGGGCTGCTTGA
- a CDS encoding IclR family transcriptional regulator: MTDVSEKGSSAPEKMLRVLDCFTLKEGQLTLSDISELTGMPRSTVHRWVSVLRSTGLLDQDCNGERYRLGVRLIHLGNSALASMDIARDARHVLEALSRSAGARSHLCIFDGNQMIFVTRTIGGRAGRFNSTTTMESSPCYCTSVGKAALAFQPEETIERIIQQGLKPYTVNTITDPERLRRDLRLTREQGYAVNNGEMELSERCIGAPVRNAAGRVIAGLSITDGHRKITDEKIPHYAQLVVRHADLLSIQLGYALRF, from the coding sequence ATGACGGACGTTTCGGAGAAGGGCAGCAGCGCGCCTGAAAAGATGTTGCGCGTGCTCGACTGCTTCACCCTGAAGGAAGGCCAGCTGACGCTTTCGGACATATCCGAACTGACCGGAATGCCGCGTTCCACGGTGCATCGCTGGGTCAGCGTGCTGAGAAGCACCGGGCTTCTCGACCAGGACTGCAACGGCGAGCGCTATCGGCTTGGCGTGCGGCTGATCCATCTCGGCAACAGCGCTCTTGCCAGCATGGACATCGCGCGTGACGCAAGGCACGTGCTGGAAGCGCTCAGCCGCAGCGCCGGTGCGCGCAGCCACCTCTGCATCTTCGACGGAAACCAGATGATCTTCGTCACCCGCACGATCGGCGGGCGCGCCGGGCGGTTCAATTCCACGACCACGATGGAAAGCTCGCCCTGCTATTGCACCAGCGTCGGCAAGGCCGCGCTTGCCTTTCAGCCGGAGGAAACGATCGAGCGGATCATCCAGCAGGGCCTGAAACCCTATACCGTCAACACGATCACCGACCCGGAGCGCTTACGAAGGGACCTGCGCCTGACCCGCGAGCAAGGCTACGCCGTCAACAATGGCGAAATGGAGCTGAGCGAACGCTGCATCGGCGCCCCGGTGCGCAACGCGGCCGGCCGGGTGATCGCCGGCCTGAGCATCACCGACGGCCATCGCAAGATCACCGACGAAAAGATACCCCATTACGCACAACTCGTCGTTCGGCATGCAGACCTTCTGTCAATCCAGCTCGGCTATGCACTCCGGTTCTAG
- a CDS encoding ABC transporter substrate-binding protein encodes MLFRKIALAAAGILMAAGIAAGADDNRGTIGEILSAKRVVLMNDLSSAPWQFRDAAGNAAGFSIDLDRMIAARLGVDLHLINTEWAGLIPGLLSRKTDFVASSMSTTFKRAQQVLFTNGTWYKTGVVAIVKPDIGVTSWEDLNKPDRTIAIKAGTSGVDVAKQFFPDAKIQSYPSDIDLYQVLKGGRVDAALNDLAALNAIKDSYGFDTLKEPRELISTDTWAFAVRPGDVYTWQYLDFFLTKIHESGELDALYKYWVTGEQWQADFMKKNDGVSQQRKDLVNLLGIQDYTAETGGTRMTLE; translated from the coding sequence TTGTTATTTCGGAAAATCGCACTCGCCGCGGCGGGTATTCTCATGGCGGCGGGCATCGCCGCCGGCGCGGACGACAATCGCGGCACGATCGGCGAGATCCTGTCGGCCAAGCGTGTCGTCCTGATGAACGACCTGTCGTCGGCGCCCTGGCAGTTCCGCGACGCCGCCGGCAATGCCGCCGGCTTCTCGATCGATCTCGACCGGATGATCGCGGCCCGCCTCGGCGTCGACCTGCATCTGATCAACACGGAATGGGCCGGCCTCATCCCGGGCCTGCTGTCGCGCAAGACGGATTTCGTCGCAAGCTCGATGTCGACGACCTTCAAGCGCGCGCAGCAGGTGCTGTTCACCAACGGCACCTGGTACAAGACGGGCGTGGTCGCCATCGTCAAGCCTGACATCGGCGTCACCTCGTGGGAAGACCTCAACAAGCCGGACAGGACGATCGCCATCAAGGCCGGCACCAGCGGCGTCGACGTCGCCAAGCAGTTCTTTCCCGATGCCAAGATCCAGAGCTATCCGTCGGATATCGATCTCTACCAGGTGCTGAAGGGCGGCCGTGTCGATGCCGCTCTGAACGACCTGGCGGCCCTGAATGCGATCAAGGATTCCTACGGCTTCGACACGCTGAAGGAGCCGCGCGAACTGATCAGCACGGACACCTGGGCCTTCGCGGTCCGGCCGGGCGATGTCTACACCTGGCAGTATCTCGATTTCTTCCTGACCAAGATCCACGAAAGCGGCGAGCTCGACGCCCTCTACAAGTACTGGGTCACCGGCGAGCAGTGGCAGGCGGACTTCATGAAGAAGAACGACGGCGTGTCCCAGCAGCGCAAGGACCTCGTCAACCTTCTCGGCATCCAGGACTACACGGCCGAGACCGGCGGCACGCGCATGACGCTGGAATAG